The following is a genomic window from Labeo rohita strain BAU-BD-2019 chromosome 15, IGBB_LRoh.1.0, whole genome shotgun sequence.
atattttcaaattgttgtatttcggacaaatattgtcctattctaacaaaccgtggaaatcttatttgttcagctttcagatgtataaatcccagtttcaaaaaattgaccccatgactggttttggtggtccagtgtcacatatattTATAGCTAGCTACCTGAATAATAACATATCTAATTTAATGTGCACAAGGACACACTATTGcctcttgtaaagtgaaaagtgtTGCACGATAACTGGATACATTGCTAGAAATGGGACATTTCAACTAAATTTTCCCACCTCTGGAGTTGTTTGGAAAGCTACAGGAGTATCTGAGCTTGTAACACACTGGCCATGTACTTGCATAGAGTCTCAGTCTCAGTAAAATGCTTGTATGGATGACAATTACTACATTTGGACAATTACAAGATTTCTCAGAGTTGTAGAGGAGTGCAACAAAATCTTTCCAGTTTCCATTCTGAATAACTTCGGGTTACTTCCAACATACAAATTCAGGCAAACATCAAGGGTAATTAGTGGGGGCTTTCAACACTATTGAACTTTTCTCAGGACCATGTTGTTGGCATTAATTTAACATCCTTTCTTCTCACCTGACAGTTTCATCAATCAAATATGCTACTAGTATTTCGCTGAGAGTCTTTAGTGCTGCATGTGTTGATGGTTACACTGGGACCACACACCAATGGgaaaagatgtgtgtgtgtgtgtgtaacccATTGCCGTTCCGGAGAGCATGGAAAGGGTGTCTGGGGGGCAGGGAGTCCAGGGAAAACGGGGTTAAAAAAAGCGTGGGTGCTGAGTTTGTAAATTCCCTGGGTGGAGGGCGGGGTGCGCTGTGTGTAACGATAACCAAACAATACTCACTTTCAATGGTCCGTTTGCTTAAGCAGCTTTCCATGGACGTGAATCGAAAGCGGAAAGATGAATGTTGTTCCCTCGGTCGTCTCATTTGTTCTTCCCCCTGCTGAGTTTGTTCAACTTAGTTTGACCTTGTTGACTGCTTTTTCTtctttataatttgttttccaCAAGTGTTTTCTTCTGGAAATTTCAATTTCTACTTATACAAGGACCAAGTCATCTTATGCTCTAGGCAAATAAGTATTTGGGgacaatgacaaaatgttcaagatgataaaaagaaaaactatttaTCTCATTTAAGTTAAATGCTAAGTTCAGTGTAATATGTTTTACCTTGGGGGGATGTTGATATCAGTTAAGCAAAACCTTTActttaatgatgttaaaaatgtaagtttgtgTAACCATCAAGAAAATATGGATTATATTTCCCCTATATCTTAATTACTTATATGTACACACCTTAAATTGATATTTCGTCAGAAAATataacattctgtcattatttctcacccttgtgtcattcAGTAACAGTGACCATGGGCTTTCAATCtctaaaaaatgacaaaaaaggcACAATAAATAATCCAAAAATGTAGTCCACTGAACTGGTATGTTTTATTAAAGCTGTACAATAGCTTTATGAAAAAAGTAAACTAGTatgaatatttatgtattatatagtagtatatatattatttactgcATCTGAATTTACACACCGAGATACAAACAAACctcttttattatttcaaatgcaaaaataaagtgtttagtggatttaaaaactttttaatatactttaaccGGTCAGTAAACCTTGCACTTTGTGTTTAGGAATCCCCTTGGCCTCTTTTCTTTAATGTCACGCaattctttcttctttttttttttggtgtcagTATTCTACTCCTCACCCTCTTTGATCCCCTCAGCCATTATGTGGCCATAGAAACTTGTTTCCGGAATTAGTGCGTCAAACCCTTAAATGTGAATGACTAGCATGTACAAAAGCTCTGTGCgggaagagaagaaaatatCAGCCATTAGTCTGGTGATGTCACTGTGCCAAAATTAGGCTCCAGAAGAAAGAAGGGAGGGGGgacttgttgaaaaaaaaaaaaaaaatgaaagggcCGAGTATATACCCCAGGAGCTTGATGTTTAATGTTATGTCCTAAagatattgcttttttttttttaacacagtcTGACTTTATATTAACTCGCAAAAGTGCAAATAAATCCATTTATTACACAGCTCTATGGAATACTTGATTCTTGATTATGCTAGTGAAAAATTCTaccaatataataataacaataataataataatttcacttattaaaattaaatgcaaaactatttagcatttttctaactttcttttttttcataaatattttcagcataacaattttacaattttaacaccaacaaaacatttaatgacAGTGACAGCATGTCATCGAAATGTGGTCCCTGACTTTTGTGCCCACTGCccttctaattaaaaatatcatagTGGTCACTTTTATTCTGTGTGAGGTGAATGGACATCAGAGTGTGGTTTAAAATAGCCTTAACTTTGGAAAACTTTGGTTAAGGCTgaaacctgtttaaaaaaaaaacctgttttaacactgttgctatTTTTCTATTGTGGTACAACAGTTTATTGAGGCCATGGCAGCTTCTCTGGGACCCCCATTCAGGACCAGGGCTTGAGCCGGGCTACAGATAATTAGATCACTGCTATCAGTTTCACTGTCTCTTTTCTTCATCACAATTTACATGATAATAACACTCTCGATGGTCCCCCTCTCTCAAAAGCGCTTAgactttctcttttttcccctttccaACATCCAAATGATTCACTGCCTCACCTTAAAATGCACTTATGGGgtgggaataaaaaaaaaaaatcctgggaAAACCTCTCAAAGTGCAAGAGAAACAGGGTATGGCAGAAACTGTCCATTGGCACGTGATTTCACAACATGCAAAGTGCAATGAATgtgataaaaaaagagaaatgtcgTTAGGGCTgctataaatgtgtttaatgtgtggGAAAGTACAGTTTAGTGGACTGAATTGGAATCAGATCAGATTAAGGACATCTTAGCTGATTTAACAGTCTGCTTAGTGatctttcaaaagaaaaataagaaaaaactcTTTATATTGGTTTTGACATtaactatttttatatacagtaattCTCATTTCCTTAAATATCAAAGCTTTGGGccaaaaatgagcaaaaatcCTTGTTTCTGGGCTATTATATTGAGATAAACACAAAATCAAGCACGATCCTTGTTCTGAATTGATGGAAATCTCTCCATATTCAAGGACTCACCATCCTcaagtgttttctttttaagcCCACCATGCTCCGAACCAGAACCACATCTTTTAAGTGCTTTCACTGCAATCAGGATCCGATCGGACCCCTATGAAAGTCCCAGTCTTGGATCCCTTCTCAGTATTCACTGCTGGCCAAGAAACTTCCTGCAAATGCTGAATTGTTTACAGCGGCTATTTCGCTCATACCCAAGATTTCTTAAGGTCAACATTTCTTCTGGCACACTGAGCTTGAACTGCACTTTATTCCCCTTTAATTTAACAGCTCCGGCAGCTTTTCTAGTTAAATCGACTGTTCATTATTGAGCCTCATTTTACGAAGGGGCTGTGAGGTGCAGTTTAATGAATCTCTGGCACAAAGATCCCTTTCACTGCCCAAGGAAGAATAGAAGCTATTTAGACCATGTAGGGCTGTATGTCAAAGGCAGCCTATAATAGTTGTCAGGCAGAGGCTAAAATTCCCACTGGTGCGGGAATGCACGAGAAATCAACTTCCACTGTGAACAGATTGAGATAGTTGTAGGAAGTTAGAGGAACATGTAGAAGAAACCTGTCCCAAAGCATACATCTCCATTCACCTATTCAGGACCTAATGCACATGTTGGGACAGTTTCGTcagatttgtaaaatatatgcTTACAAATTCAAGAGGTGGATTTTGTGAGATATgtgaacaattattattattattcagtccATCTTTAAAATCTCCCATTAAGTTTTATGTCACTAGAGtacatcaaataaattattttaacaatcaTTTAAAGACATCCACAGGTGTTCAGAGTTTATATTACATCAGGTATTTGTACACTGTTTGAGCTAACTTGAACaatgtatacatttacaaaCAATTCAACTTGGTTCATTTCaaaagattaaaacaaatataacaagTAAAACTTTCTCTTTAACTTAACAAGGTAAAAGCAATTCAGATGCGCTGAGGACAGTCCAATGCAGCCGTTCTGAGagatttcatattaaaaaatgtgcatatacacatatacaagAAGACTTGACCAGGACAGATGAACCCATAGCTATTGTCTTTTTACTCTGTGGGATGCCTCAGACAAATCCCTCTCAGTTGCAGGTGGTCAGGCGTGAGCAAAGAGTTAAGTCCTCGGGTCCCTCTGCCCCTCCCCTTTGATGTCCTGACATCATTGGCCCTGCCCCCTAAAATAATCCTCCCTTCCCCCAAATTCCAGCTTTCGGCAGAGTGCAGAGAAACTGTAAGGGTGTCCTGCACAGGACCAAGGGTTAGCAAACCACTGTGGAAATGCAGATAAGAAATATGCTTTAGGGTTTCTCGAAGACAATTGCATATATTGACTGTGAAGGTGTTGCGCTTGTGGCAGAGAGAGATGGCTGTTCAGGCTGCCATCATGAACTCGCAGTTCTTAAACTTCTGTTTTCCTGGCTCGGTCATGGATTATGAGGTGGAAAAGGGTCTGGAAGGGGGTCTCCTGGGTGAGGTGGACTGCGAGGGCGACTTTAAGGAGACCACTAGAGACCTGCTTAGCTTCATCGACTCGGCTTCCAGCAACATCAAACTTGCACTGGACAAACCTGTCAAGTCCAAGAGGAAAGTCAACCACCGAAAGTACCTGCAGAAGCAGATTAAGAGGTGCACAGGAATCATCTCGCCAGGAACCACGCCGGTTCAGGAGACATGTAAGAGGCAAGGCTCGCCCCAAACCCCAGCAAGCAACCTCTCCAAAACGCCTCCCAAGAAGGATGGGATACAGGCCAACCTGCAAAGCAAGAGTCTGGCTGCCCTCTTCAACTCGGCGAAGGATGTACGAGGAGAGAGGGCCAAGAAGCCCCCGCTGCGGCATCGAAACCTTCCTCCATCCTTCTTCACGGAGCCGGCCAACAGCTCCAGAGTTACATCTACTTCTGGCATGTCGCTCAAAGACCTGGAGCGAGGGACTCCGGAAGCAGCAGAGTTCTTGGAGCTTCTTGGACCCGACTACAGCAACATAGTCTCGGAGCAGGATCTATTCCACACTGCACCTATCAGGATTCAACAGGAGGTGACCGTGGGCCCCGAGCCATATGACTCCCACCATTTTGTAAGTGGTGGGTTCTTGTACACTGAACCTTGGGGCACTTGTAGCGGCACCCCCAAAAAGTTGGGAGACATGCGGACAGTACCAGTACAGCCAAATCTTTATACTCACACAGACCTTTCTGGCAGCGTGCCTGTGGAACAGAGCTCGCCATGTGCACTTACCTTTTCAAACTTCTTTACAGACTGCTCCGCACCTCCGGTCTCCTACGATCTGGCAAATGGATACAACAGAGGGAGCTTTTCTTCACTTTAAGCCAGAGATTTTCGGTTTCCCAGACATTACATTGgaacaaaaacacttttgcaTTTTTCAGTCTGGTATTGACAAAGGACGCTATGTGTGATTGCCCTTTTAGTCCTAAAAGATTTGACTCAAAACCAGCTAAGGGTCCCTTTTAAAACACTGCTTGATGGGATAACATGTATACAGTAGCAACATGTAAAAGGTTTACAACTTTAAGATGTCGTTTACATCTAAGGATGAACTTTCTccaatatttaatgaaaacaaaatgtgttttacacATTTCTAATCCTAAATTAACAAAACTATTACtcagaaatttattttattgctccctgtaaataaaacaacaaaaacactttgGACATCTTATCCTTTAACATGCATTGTTTGATTTCTAATATTACCAATTTGAAGCAACAATTTGTTACAGAGCTGATCTCAGGTTGTTCTGATAATTTGTTTAAACACATCACAGACTAAATAGTCACAAATATACAGTGACCCAAAGTATTTGAATGCTTAAGCCACACTTAAAATGTATGGGTTTATTTCCATGAGataacaaaaaatatcaaatcaagTGGCATCTGAAAACAAATGATGCtcgatatttttttttctctcagagcTAACTTCACACGGTCATTTTTGCAGTTACTTTAATCAAAAGGTGTTACAGTGGCTGTATGAAGTCGATCAAGTTCACAGAGCTGTTCTATCAGAGTAGGTGTAGTTCATCTATGAACATGACACACTACGATTTAACAACCatgtattttaaacagtatattggttgttttataatttaaaaccaAATGTTATCAAATGTTTTGTGTGCATATGCTatctttcttaaaaataaatgccacttggactgatattttatatttactaccATGACATTTAAGTGTCTTTTAAGTGCAAACTTTAGGGCCAagtcacaaaaatatatatgtaacatCCTGCAATAGTGGCAATCAAGACAATCTGTCTACAATTTATTTTGTATCACTGTTAATCCATAGTTTATTGTCTGCTGACTGCTAAACATGCAATATTAGCTTTGCACATCTAAAACAATGACTTACAGTTGCCTTAAGGTAAATGTCTGAATGAATATACTTCAAATGTACATCACAAGAAAAGCTCTAGGTCTGGATTTAGGAGTTTCTTTGTATTCTGAAAGAAATGGAAAACGGTTTGTGTGTAAAAGAGCTAAGGAAGTGAAGAGGAGAAGGGTGTGGTAAAACTGCAAAATAAGCTATAATATGAATTGGTAATAATTAGTGGTGTTGTATTTGCAATACacaaatttttttcattaaaaaggaGGCACAACATGAAAGAAGGAACTTTAGAACATTGCTTTGTAACACTATTGACCTTATACTGGTTTCTAATTAGAATTAAATTTGGAATCGGACATTTCCAATTGCACTGGGAATCAACAGATAGTTAAAATATATGAAGCTaatgaatacttttttatttagttgtagttttaaatgaattttatgtGGGAAGCATAAGCCAAGAGTGAAAAAATGGTGTTTGTAATTTATATGCTAAAACTAGTGCTTTCTCGTCACACTGTTTGCAGTAAAGAATCAAAAACACTTGGCTTGTCTGACATTTACATGAACTGGTACTTATCGTCTGTTTAGTAATAATGAATCGCACACCTAAATCTATGAACTTACAGGGGCACTGGATGAAAGTTTTCTTGGGTCATGAAgtaataagacaaaataaagcTGGTCTTTATGTCTATTAAAGAAAAGATctctttgcatgtttatttttttatcataacgaacataaatgtgtgttgattaatctcaaaacaataaaaagacagGTTTATCATATTATTATCAGGTTTGACCATTTCATTCCTATTTTCAATCCGCAAACAAAAGGGTGCAACACTTCTCAAGTTATGGCACCCTCTGTTGGCCAAAAGAGGTCTTCATCCTCATTTGATGAGTTCAGAGTCATCTTTCCTTAGAAATGAACTACAACTGTTTAAGTACATATTTGCATGTTGGAAATGTATGGTGaacattcaaattcaaatttaactACCATCATGCTCAAActatcattttattatgtacTTAAAGTTTAgatctattaaaaataatggtcAGCAAAGAACAATGTAAAATCTGTTCTTTTGGCAAAGGTAACtactaatacaatttaattaattaatactgcaCAGAAAGATAGTCCTGTATgtcactaaaatattaatattgatttgattaatcaaagtaaaataagtaataatattattattattatatttgtatatttctgCAATCTAATTTTCACCTCTACCACCACCACAACCACCACCAATACTAccactattactactactactactactactactactaataatacgGTACAGTTCCATTAAGAGACACTGGTTGAGAAACTCTGCTCTAGATTTTTTAGACTCATATTTACCAAAAGGTATTGTGGATTTTaacactctgtgtgtgtgtagtatagttaagaaataaatataaccaACTGCATTTTAAGATGCCAGGTTAAAATAGTTCTgcaattaatgaataatttaatttagactttttagaCATTTAGATTTTCTATATtcgcatgttttatttttattgtgcaaCCTAATTTGCTAAAATCCTTAATGGATCCTGCAAAGCAATCTCAGCATATTCCAGTCCACGTGGTATTTTAAGAAGTAAttcaaatgcaataaatatttcaCCCGTTAGGTCCATTAAACATAATGTTTAATGTGTGTTAGCAGTTTATATCTCTCATCTCAGGTTTAAGATATTAGCATGCTTTAACGCCTGCATAACTTAAACCATGGTGTGAAATGCTTCACAACATCATACATACCTCGTACCATCATCACATCACATGACTATGTTGCAGAATTAGTCGTTGTTTTTCTCATTTACACAAGATGGCAGTATTGGTGCTTTGAGCAAATCCTTCCTCTACAGCAGCAGGACATGTTGGTGTCTAtagtataattaaaataagatatttctttGTAGTTTGTTTCATCCGACTGATGTTTCATATCTTTATTTCATGTAAGAGTAAATGAATAATGTATGGGTCTAAACGATAGCCTAtatgactaaattaaaaaacaaacaaacaaacaaacaaacaaacaaacaaacaaaaaacactaaggTAATAATGCAATTCTTTTCTATGATTCTGACTGTTACGAGAACGGACTGCTACCTACTGATTATATTAGAGTTATACAAATAACACGTGTGATTGTTTTATTGGTTGTAGGTAATGGCAATTTAACAGCATATGTTTTATTGACAGAGGCCCACCTGTAGTTCCTTTTTCCTTTGTTTAATAAGATGAATCCTGGGAGTTTTCTAATCAAATGCGTTCAAGTATTTCTTGACATCGAATCTTGCTTCTTAAACAAGGCGTATTTGACCTAAAGAATATAAGAAGTAAACGCCCATTTACTCGCGGTTACTTCCGGCGAAATTCTCACGGTgggcttttttcccctcatgcTGCGACTGATTAATAACGCAGTGCGCATGTGCTTAAATTTTGATTAGAATATTGTTCAGAGCTATGCACGTGCATACGAATATTTTAATCGATACATTCAAAcagtattttcagtattttctaAAATCGCGTTAAATTAATTTGGATtgacaaagtatatatatatatatatatatatatatatattatatattaatttgagAGCTGTACACTGGAGGAagttttagcaaaaaaaaaacaaacaaacaaacaaacaaactactgacaaaaatgtaataacaaaaatacatcTACAAATCTTCATTCCAAACAAGTATTCATTTCTGTCTGGCTCACATGGAGATGTTTATCATAAACATGACAGAAACTTGATGCTGCTCCTCAGATATTTCCCCTGGGAGAAAAGAAAGTCACATAAACATCCACAGGTGAGCTGTTTAAACACCACAATCTATTGTGATATCAATGATTTTCTACCGATAAGTGACAATTATAGTGACAATCTCTACACTTC
Proteins encoded in this region:
- the LOC127176831 gene encoding protein FAM181B; its protein translation is MAVQAAIMNSQFLNFCFPGSVMDYEVEKGLEGGLLGEVDCEGDFKETTRDLLSFIDSASSNIKLALDKPVKSKRKVNHRKYLQKQIKRCTGIISPGTTPVQETCKRQGSPQTPASNLSKTPPKKDGIQANLQSKSLAALFNSAKDVRGERAKKPPLRHRNLPPSFFTEPANSSRVTSTSGMSLKDLERGTPEAAEFLELLGPDYSNIVSEQDLFHTAPIRIQQEVTVGPEPYDSHHFVSGGFLYTEPWGTCSGTPKKLGDMRTVPVQPNLYTHTDLSGSVPVEQSSPCALTFSNFFTDCSAPPVSYDLANGYNRGSFSSL